A region from the Janthinobacterium agaricidamnosum genome encodes:
- a CDS encoding hybrid sensor histidine kinase/response regulator, whose amino-acid sequence MNARQAVLRLVHRYRPRTMTTVVGLVLVGLLALRIAVSGVLLHREAVDDWKQDLSNLSLLLAENTAQSMTAARLVLDSVSNEIEAAAPGDAQALAAAVGTQAMHQTLRHKIGGVPQVDVVSIVGSDASVLAFSRAFPAPSIRLGERDYFEYHRRHPNGGMHVSAPVQNKGNGAWTFYISRRISGPDGRFLGVVLVGLSCDFFSKFFQSTSIGEHTAFSLYRSDYTLLARWPAVPEMMGKRNLTGSTYRLLEQGKSDGVLQVDTPRAADQGRTVDRLAGIRLVRDYPLAVNVTVTDAVYLAAWRRMLRTMGGAAVVSLLVLAGAIALILALLRRQERDAAMALALQTRAEAANAAKSRFLAVMSHEIRTPMAGIAGMAELLQDTALDASQRQHAQRIGDGVQHLMRILNDILDLSKVEAGQMGIELRDFDPRLLLDDVLALHRPQADSKQLFLVSEIGNSVPPLICSDRTRLAQILGNLLSNAIKFTPSGTVTVRLHLEPATPDGASACLVAMVSDQGIGMTGQQLSRIFEPFCQADDSISGAYGGTGLGLTICKHLVALLGGEIFCSSAPGAGSRFTVRIPCMPAQAPEPEPETAAPSESAAACAPVPASEGGARILLVEDTALNRQLVCLQLGARGYRIDTAENGELGLQALAEQQYDLVLMDCMMPVMDGYQACQALRAREAASGAPRLPVIALTAGVTEDDRQRCMAAGMDDYLSKPFTAAQLREMVDRWLTRQAAIREVTPNKLL is encoded by the coding sequence ATGAACGCGCGCCAGGCCGTCCTGCGCCTGGTGCACCGCTACCGGCCGCGCACCATGACGACCGTCGTGGGCCTGGTGCTGGTGGGCCTGCTGGCGCTGCGCATCGCCGTCTCCGGCGTGCTGCTGCACCGCGAAGCCGTCGATGACTGGAAACAGGACCTGTCGAACCTGTCGCTGCTGCTGGCGGAAAACACGGCGCAGAGCATGACGGCGGCCCGTTTGGTGCTCGACAGCGTCAGCAACGAGATCGAGGCCGCCGCCCCTGGGGACGCGCAGGCGCTGGCCGCCGCCGTCGGTACCCAGGCCATGCACCAGACGCTGCGGCACAAGATCGGCGGCGTGCCGCAAGTGGACGTCGTATCGATCGTCGGCAGCGACGCCAGCGTGCTGGCCTTCAGCCGCGCCTTTCCCGCGCCGTCCATCCGCCTCGGCGAGCGCGATTACTTCGAGTATCACCGGCGCCACCCGAACGGCGGCATGCACGTCAGCGCGCCCGTGCAAAACAAGGGCAATGGCGCCTGGACCTTCTATATCAGCCGGCGCATCAGCGGACCGGACGGCCGCTTCCTGGGCGTGGTGCTGGTCGGCCTGTCATGCGACTTCTTCAGCAAATTCTTCCAGAGCACCAGCATCGGCGAACACACGGCCTTTTCCCTGTACCGCAGCGACTACACGCTGCTGGCCCGCTGGCCGGCCGTGCCCGAGATGATGGGCAAGCGCAACCTGACGGGCAGCACCTACCGCCTGCTGGAACAGGGCAAGAGCGATGGCGTGCTGCAGGTGGACACGCCGCGCGCGGCCGACCAGGGACGCACGGTCGACCGCCTGGCCGGCATCCGGCTGGTGCGCGACTATCCGCTGGCCGTCAACGTGACCGTCACGGACGCGGTGTATCTGGCGGCCTGGCGGCGCATGCTGCGCACCATGGGCGGGGCGGCCGTGGTCAGCCTGCTCGTGCTGGCCGGGGCCATCGCGCTGATCCTGGCCCTGCTGCGGCGCCAGGAGCGCGACGCGGCCATGGCGCTGGCGCTGCAAACGCGCGCGGAAGCGGCGAATGCCGCCAAGTCGCGCTTCCTGGCCGTCATGAGCCACGAGATCCGCACGCCGATGGCGGGCATCGCCGGCATGGCCGAACTGCTGCAGGACACCGCGCTCGATGCGTCGCAGCGGCAGCATGCGCAGCGCATCGGCGATGGCGTGCAGCACCTGATGCGCATCCTGAACGATATCCTCGACCTGTCCAAGGTCGAGGCAGGCCAGATGGGCATCGAGCTGCGCGACTTCGACCCGCGCCTGCTGCTCGACGACGTGCTGGCGCTGCACCGCCCGCAGGCCGATAGCAAACAGCTGTTCCTGGTCAGCGAAATCGGCAACAGCGTGCCGCCGCTGATCTGCTCGGACCGCACGCGCCTCGCGCAAATCCTCGGCAACCTGCTCAGCAATGCCATCAAGTTCACGCCCTCCGGCACGGTGACCGTGCGCCTGCACCTGGAACCGGCCACGCCGGACGGCGCCAGCGCCTGCCTCGTCGCCATGGTCAGCGACCAGGGCATCGGCATGACGGGGCAGCAGCTGAGCCGCATCTTCGAGCCGTTTTGCCAGGCCGACGACAGCATCAGCGGCGCCTATGGCGGCACGGGGCTGGGCCTGACCATCTGCAAGCACCTGGTGGCACTGCTGGGCGGCGAGATTTTCTGCAGCAGCGCGCCCGGCGCCGGTTCCCGCTTCACCGTGCGCATCCCCTGCATGCCGGCGCAGGCGCCGGAGCCGGAGCCGGAGACAGCCGCGCCATCGGAATCCGCAGCCGCCTGCGCGCCCGTTCCCGCATCGGAAGGGGGCGCGCGCATCCTGCTGGTCGAGGACACGGCGCTGAACCGCCAGCTGGTGTGCCTGCAGCTGGGCGCGCGCGGCTACCGCATCGACACGGCGGAAAACGGCGAGCTGGGCTTGCAGGCGCTGGCCGAGCAGCAGTACGACCTGGTCCTGATGGACTGCATGATGCCCGTCATGGACGGCTACCAGGCGTGCCAGGCCCTGCGCGCCCGCGAAGCGGCCAGCGGCGCGCCGCGCCTGCCCGTCATCGCCCTCACGGCCGGCGTCACCGAGGACGACCGGCAGCGCTGCATGGCGGCCGGCATGGACGATTATCTGTCCAAGCCGTTTACGGCCGCCCAGCTGCGCGAAATGGTCGACCGCTGGCTGACGCGCCAGGCGGCGATACGCGAAGTAACCCCCAATAAATTATTGTAA
- a CDS encoding Hpt domain-containing protein, with the protein MPAYRHIDPAVLFHATGHDLEMFRALSQTYLDTSPAMFARVEQAVRGGAAQAIVHSCHTLRGTVALLGASALVARLAALEQLVRHQGAAAADWLTETAALLGAVEQEVRRSMLEYTGAQE; encoded by the coding sequence ATGCCAGCCTATCGCCACATCGATCCTGCCGTGCTGTTCCACGCCACCGGCCACGACCTGGAGATGTTCCGCGCCCTGTCGCAGACCTACCTCGACACGTCGCCGGCCATGTTTGCGCGCGTCGAGCAGGCCGTGCGCGGCGGTGCGGCGCAAGCCATCGTGCATAGCTGCCATACCTTGCGCGGCACCGTGGCCCTGCTGGGCGCCAGCGCCCTGGTGGCGCGCCTGGCGGCGCTCGAGCAGCTGGTGCGCCATCAAGGTGCGGCGGCAGCGGACTGGCTGACCGAAACGGCGGCGCTGCTCGGCGCGGTGGAGCAGGAGGTTCGCCGCAGCATGCTTGAATACACGGGCGCGCAGGAATGA
- a CDS encoding response regulator — protein MHTADVCTTQKAAEILGISVTSVQQLVEAGVIEAWKTKGGHRRIPLAAVEAYKGNPGQPGQDQRAARANRPVPSGRPPSILVIEDNPIERALYEKQIGSWGLQADLRFCENGYQALMEIARDQPDILLADIVMEGIDGYEVIRTILADPLLADMHIAMLSSLTQEELGERGGVPPGVVFFAKPVNYDELRGYLRACCAGHARRNSLAA, from the coding sequence ATGCACACTGCAGACGTTTGCACTACCCAAAAGGCCGCTGAAATCCTCGGCATCTCGGTCACCTCGGTGCAGCAACTGGTCGAGGCCGGCGTGATCGAAGCCTGGAAGACCAAGGGCGGCCACCGGCGCATTCCCCTCGCGGCCGTCGAAGCCTACAAGGGCAATCCCGGCCAGCCGGGCCAGGACCAGCGCGCGGCACGGGCCAACCGCCCCGTCCCATCGGGCCGTCCACCGTCCATCCTCGTGATCGAGGACAATCCCATCGAACGCGCGCTGTATGAAAAACAGATCGGTTCATGGGGCTTGCAGGCGGACTTGCGCTTTTGCGAGAACGGCTACCAGGCGCTGATGGAAATCGCCCGCGATCAGCCCGACATCCTGCTGGCCGACATCGTCATGGAAGGCATCGACGGCTACGAAGTGATCCGTACCATCCTGGCCGACCCGCTGCTGGCGGACATGCACATCGCCATGCTGTCGAGCCTGACGCAGGAAGAGCTGGGAGAACGGGGCGGCGTGCCGCCCGGCGTGGTGTTCTTTGCCAAGCCCGTCAATTACGACGAACTGCGCGGCTATCTGCGCGCCTGCTGCGCCGGCCATGCGCGGCGCAACAGCCTGGCCGCCTAG
- a CDS encoding HDOD domain-containing protein produces MSAHIDLAHLPGGAILPSPAGRCHWLANLCEQQVSLDELAEQLGCDPALTGKVIGLANAGVPPGERTHAAVSAAMLAAIGLPALRQAFAAPALPAATCAHFDAQRYWSHALAMACAARVAGDALQLAPADELYSCGLLANCGQLALATWHPQEYGELLGQYGNGARARLLCAESQRFGRHQLALSAMLMRGWGMPDILCDAVRCHAAPPGFGRAGHMTDLAWLLKLASGFADLILRNGAGPRGPVLAAARVLGLDRNDMETLLRHSSAECSERRDLLEPQTHIAPCRTRTRVRPAAREVFSEFI; encoded by the coding sequence ATGAGCGCGCATATCGACCTGGCGCACCTGCCCGGCGGCGCCATCCTGCCTTCGCCCGCCGGGCGTTGCCACTGGCTGGCAAACTTGTGCGAGCAGCAGGTATCGCTCGATGAACTGGCGGAACAACTGGGCTGCGATCCCGCCCTGACGGGCAAGGTCATCGGCCTGGCGAATGCGGGCGTACCGCCGGGCGAGCGCACGCATGCGGCGGTCAGCGCGGCGATGCTGGCCGCGATCGGCCTGCCCGCCCTGCGCCAGGCGTTCGCCGCACCGGCCCTGCCTGCGGCCACGTGCGCGCACTTCGACGCACAGCGCTACTGGTCGCACGCGCTGGCCATGGCGTGCGCCGCCCGCGTGGCCGGCGATGCGCTGCAGCTGGCGCCGGCCGATGAGCTGTACAGTTGCGGCTTGCTGGCCAACTGCGGCCAGCTGGCCCTGGCCACCTGGCATCCGCAGGAATATGGGGAACTGCTGGGCCAGTACGGCAATGGCGCCAGGGCCCGGCTGCTGTGCGCGGAGTCGCAGCGCTTCGGCCGCCACCAGCTGGCGTTGTCGGCCATGCTCATGCGGGGCTGGGGCATGCCGGACATCCTGTGCGACGCCGTGCGCTGCCATGCCGCGCCGCCCGGCTTCGGGCGGGCCGGGCACATGACGGACCTGGCCTGGCTGCTGAAGCTGGCCAGCGGCTTCGCCGACCTGATATTGCGCAACGGCGCGGGGCCGCGCGGGCCGGTCCTGGCCGCCGCGCGGGTACTGGGCCTGGACAGAAACGACATGGAAACCCTGCTGCGCCACAGCAGCGCCGAGTGCAGCGAGCGGCGCGATCTCCTGGAACCGCAGACGCATATTGCCCCCTGCCGCACGCGCACGCGAGTCCGGCCCGCCGCACGCGAAGTTTTTAGTGAATTCATATAA
- a CDS encoding Hpt domain-containing protein, producing MNTLFTIHPFLRCEDLSLMRTALALAGLVLLLAALLWRRTRGRQAGRAAPADLHALLQMRKMVPPAKVADSTPPPPASRAPDTPPFDAARLDAMFGYDRRLQGEILALFVAETRDRLAGIAHALRCERTAPARVLAQEILDGSQSMGLLPLQALARQAVHAGFSNDIGALRRLHAELLMALDALSQAVTVLQTAGAAQADDRSGVGSRP from the coding sequence ATGAACACCCTCTTCACCATTCACCCCTTCCTTCGCTGCGAAGACCTGTCGCTGATGCGCACGGCGCTGGCCCTGGCCGGCCTGGTGTTGCTGCTGGCCGCCCTGCTCTGGCGCCGTACCCGCGGGCGTCAGGCCGGCCGCGCGGCACCGGCCGATCTGCATGCACTGTTGCAGATGCGCAAAATGGTCCCGCCGGCCAAGGTGGCGGACAGCACACCGCCACCACCAGCGTCCAGGGCGCCGGACACGCCGCCGTTCGACGCGGCCCGCCTGGACGCCATGTTCGGCTACGACCGGCGCCTGCAGGGCGAGATTCTGGCCCTGTTCGTGGCCGAGACGCGCGACCGCCTGGCCGGCATCGCCCATGCGCTGCGCTGCGAACGGACCGCGCCGGCGCGCGTGCTGGCGCAGGAAATCCTCGACGGCAGCCAGTCCATGGGTCTGCTCCCGCTGCAGGCGCTGGCGCGCCAGGCCGTGCACGCGGGCTTTTCCAACGATATCGGCGCGCTGCGCCGCCTGCATGCGGAACTGCTGATGGCGCTCGACGCGCTGTCGCAGGCCGTCACGGTCCTGCAGACGGCGGGCGCGGCGCAAGCCGATGACCGCAGCGGCGTCGGGAGCCGGCCATGA
- a CDS encoding methyl-accepting chemotaxis protein, protein MTIAKRLYALILSVVLGLAALAGFGIYQMDRVYTAASYATVNTVPSLLTLNQAFVPFAQMRTAVWQHMASKDAAGRDKLEAGIREARAAVGKALDQYEKDDVTDEQDRALLAADRAVLARYDTVRDKVLALSKAGEVDAARDLLMENQPIIKELVDALAAHHRYNENVSAKGAADGAAAAANARWISIGLALAVTALVAGMGLLLARRIAASLAGAIDVARTIAGGDLSVQVNTASNDEVGQLMKAMADMSASLVRIVAEVRSGTDSISTASGQIAAGNLDLSARTEQQAGSLEETASAMEELTATVRQNADNARQAKQMAVSASDKAQRGGAVMDDVIRTMEAIDSSSNKIADIISVIDGIAFQTNILALNAAVEAARAGEQGRGFAVVATEVRNLAHRSAAAAKEIKVLIGDSVEQVEQGGKLVRQAGAAMTEVVDTARGVTDIVSEISAASAEQSTGIEEINRAVTQMDEATQQNAALVEEAAAASQSLQEQAARLAGVVGAFKLAPGQAGAAPQAPAARRPAQHKAALKLVATRPAGQARAAAPATADAGDWDVF, encoded by the coding sequence ATGACCATCGCTAAACGACTGTACGCATTGATTCTTTCCGTCGTCCTCGGACTGGCCGCTCTGGCGGGTTTTGGCATCTACCAGATGGACCGCGTGTACACGGCGGCCAGCTATGCCACCGTCAACACGGTGCCCAGCCTGCTGACATTGAACCAGGCTTTCGTGCCGTTCGCGCAGATGCGCACGGCCGTCTGGCAGCACATGGCCAGCAAGGATGCGGCCGGGCGCGACAAGCTCGAAGCGGGCATCAGGGAAGCGCGCGCGGCGGTGGGCAAGGCGCTCGACCAGTATGAAAAAGACGATGTCACCGACGAGCAGGACCGCGCGCTGCTGGCTGCCGACCGTGCCGTGCTGGCGCGCTACGACACGGTGCGCGACAAGGTGCTGGCGCTGTCGAAGGCGGGCGAAGTGGACGCGGCACGCGACTTGCTGATGGAAAACCAGCCCATCATCAAGGAACTGGTCGACGCCCTCGCCGCCCACCACCGCTACAACGAAAACGTGTCCGCCAAGGGCGCGGCCGATGGCGCCGCCGCCGCCGCCAACGCGCGCTGGATTTCCATCGGCCTGGCCCTGGCCGTGACGGCGCTGGTGGCCGGCATGGGTCTGCTGCTGGCGCGGCGCATCGCCGCTTCGCTGGCCGGCGCCATCGACGTGGCCCGCACCATCGCGGGCGGTGACCTCAGCGTGCAAGTGAACACCGCGTCAAACGACGAGGTGGGCCAGCTGATGAAGGCCATGGCGGACATGAGCGCGAGCCTGGTACGCATCGTGGCCGAAGTGCGTTCCGGCACGGACAGCATCAGCACGGCATCGGGCCAGATCGCGGCCGGCAACCTGGACCTGTCGGCGCGCACGGAGCAGCAGGCCGGCTCGCTGGAAGAAACCGCCTCGGCCATGGAAGAACTGACGGCCACCGTGCGGCAAAACGCGGACAACGCCCGCCAGGCCAAGCAAATGGCCGTCAGCGCCTCGGACAAGGCGCAGCGGGGCGGAGCAGTCATGGACGACGTGATACGCACCATGGAAGCGATCGACAGCTCGTCCAACAAGATCGCCGACATCATCAGCGTCATCGACGGCATCGCCTTCCAGACCAATATCCTGGCCCTGAATGCGGCCGTGGAAGCGGCACGCGCCGGGGAACAGGGGCGCGGCTTTGCCGTCGTGGCCACGGAAGTGCGCAACCTGGCGCACCGTTCGGCGGCCGCCGCCAAGGAAATCAAGGTACTGATCGGCGATTCCGTGGAACAGGTCGAACAAGGCGGCAAGCTGGTGCGGCAGGCCGGCGCGGCCATGACGGAAGTGGTCGACACGGCACGCGGCGTGACCGACATCGTCAGCGAAATCTCGGCCGCCAGCGCGGAACAAAGCACGGGCATCGAGGAAATCAACCGCGCCGTCACGCAGATGGATGAAGCCACGCAGCAGAATGCGGCCCTGGTCGAGGAAGCGGCGGCCGCATCGCAATCGCTGCAGGAGCAGGCGGCCAGGCTCGCTGGCGTGGTGGGCGCCTTCAAGCTGGCGCCAGGACAGGCCGGCGCGGCGCCGCAAGCGCCAGCCGCGCGGCGGCCCGCACAGCACAAGGCGGCGCTAAAGCTGGTCGCCACGCGGCCCGCAGGCCAGGCCAGAGCCGCGGCACCGGCCACCGCCGACGCGGGCGACTGGGACGTCTTTTAG
- a CDS encoding membrane-bound PQQ-dependent dehydrogenase, glucose/quinate/shikimate family — protein MTASARPGPLLVITAVIFILLGLALAGGGAWLVSLGGSWYYVVAGIGMLVAGALVWKGRRSAQLFLALLLFATVIWSVIEVKFDWWQLLPRLDIWFAAAVWLLLPFVDRRLDPPLTAGAKPRDAGKSALTAAVVLTAAVGIFSLFQDYYTLHGEVPAENMAAAPQGDFAPGVAPNDWAAYGRSGYGDRYAPAAQITPANAAQLKQAWVYHTGDFKGPNDPGEIANEVTPLKVNGMLYLCTPHNIVIALDPDTGKELWRHNPKINRDASSYQHMICRGVAYWDVNAGRAKDDPAPEAAGMECPRRIFAPTMDATLIAVNADTGAACKSFGENGVIGLYHGMGMKKRGFLMPTSPPAVAQNVVVMAASVTDNFSTEEPSGVIRGYDPVTGKLMWNWDASNPDDTAPIADGKTYTNNSPNSWGVSSVDEKLGMVYIPMGNETPDTWGGNRNPHGEKYNSAIVALDLATGKVRWVYQTVHHDIWDMDIGGQPTLVDIDTPKGKVPSVVATTKRGDIYVIDRRDGSLVVPAPEKPVPTANAAPGDRLSPTQPFSALTFLPEKHISETDMWGTTPFDQLACRIIFRQHRYEGPFTPQTVAEGKIKGAIISPGPLGIFEWGGAAVDPVRQLLLVNPDYMGFLERLVPRAQANAKGGTGTEMGLQPQTGVPFAVEIKPFLSPLGFPCQAPPWGYIAAVDLRTMKKVWMHKNGTTRDSAPVPIALPLGVPSLGGISTTGGGVAFLSSTLDYYIRGYDVRNGKTVWKARLPAGGQATPMSYVSDKTGKQYVVVMAGGHGSLGTKMGDSLVAFALPDEAVKEAGKAK, from the coding sequence ATGACTGCCTCTGCCCGGCCTGGACCCTTGCTTGTCATCACCGCAGTCATCTTCATCTTGCTGGGCCTGGCGCTTGCCGGCGGCGGCGCCTGGCTCGTCAGCCTCGGCGGTTCCTGGTATTACGTGGTGGCCGGCATCGGCATGCTCGTCGCGGGCGCGCTCGTGTGGAAGGGGCGGCGCAGCGCCCAGCTGTTTCTCGCGCTGCTGCTGTTCGCCACCGTGATCTGGTCCGTCATCGAAGTGAAGTTCGACTGGTGGCAATTGCTGCCGCGCCTCGATATCTGGTTCGCCGCCGCCGTCTGGCTGCTGCTGCCGTTCGTCGACCGCCGCCTCGATCCGCCCTTGACGGCCGGGGCCAAACCGCGCGACGCGGGCAAGAGCGCCCTGACGGCGGCCGTGGTGCTGACGGCCGCCGTGGGTATCTTTTCCCTGTTCCAGGACTATTACACCTTGCATGGCGAAGTGCCGGCCGAGAACATGGCGGCCGCGCCGCAAGGCGATTTCGCGCCGGGCGTGGCGCCCAATGACTGGGCCGCGTATGGCCGTTCCGGCTATGGCGACCGCTATGCGCCGGCCGCGCAGATCACGCCGGCCAACGCGGCGCAGCTGAAACAGGCGTGGGTGTACCACACGGGCGACTTCAAGGGGCCGAACGACCCGGGCGAGATCGCCAACGAAGTCACGCCCCTGAAAGTGAACGGCATGCTGTACCTGTGCACGCCGCATAACATCGTCATCGCGCTCGATCCGGACACGGGCAAGGAACTGTGGCGCCACAATCCGAAGATCAACCGCGACGCGTCGAGCTACCAGCACATGATCTGCCGCGGCGTGGCCTACTGGGACGTCAACGCGGGCCGCGCCAAGGACGACCCTGCACCCGAGGCGGCCGGCATGGAGTGCCCGCGCCGCATCTTCGCGCCGACCATGGATGCGACCCTGATCGCCGTCAATGCCGATACGGGCGCAGCGTGCAAAAGCTTTGGCGAAAACGGCGTGATCGGCCTGTATCACGGCATGGGCATGAAGAAGCGGGGCTTTTTGATGCCGACCTCGCCGCCGGCCGTGGCGCAAAACGTGGTGGTGATGGCCGCCAGCGTGACCGACAATTTTTCCACGGAAGAGCCGTCGGGCGTGATTCGCGGCTACGACCCCGTCACTGGCAAGCTGATGTGGAACTGGGATGCCTCGAACCCCGACGACACGGCGCCGATTGCCGATGGCAAGACCTACACCAACAATTCACCGAATTCCTGGGGCGTCTCCAGCGTCGATGAAAAGCTGGGCATGGTGTACATCCCGATGGGCAATGAAACGCCCGACACGTGGGGCGGTAACCGCAATCCGCATGGCGAGAAATACAATAGCGCCATCGTCGCGCTAGACCTGGCGACAGGCAAGGTGCGCTGGGTCTACCAGACCGTGCACCACGATATCTGGGACATGGATATCGGCGGCCAGCCGACCCTGGTCGACATCGACACGCCGAAAGGCAAAGTCCCATCGGTCGTCGCTACGACGAAACGGGGCGACATCTATGTGATCGACCGGCGCGACGGCAGCCTGGTCGTGCCGGCGCCGGAAAAACCCGTGCCGACCGCCAACGCGGCCCCTGGCGACCGCCTCTCGCCCACGCAGCCGTTCTCGGCGCTCACGTTCCTGCCCGAGAAACACATCAGCGAAACGGACATGTGGGGCACGACGCCGTTCGACCAGCTCGCTTGCCGCATCATCTTCCGCCAGCACCGCTATGAAGGGCCGTTCACGCCGCAGACGGTGGCCGAAGGCAAGATCAAGGGCGCCATCATCTCGCCGGGCCCGCTGGGCATCTTCGAGTGGGGCGGGGCGGCCGTCGATCCCGTGCGCCAGCTGCTGCTGGTGAACCCCGACTACATGGGCTTCCTCGAGCGCCTGGTGCCGCGCGCGCAAGCCAATGCGAAGGGCGGTACGGGCACGGAAATGGGCTTGCAGCCGCAGACGGGCGTGCCGTTTGCCGTGGAAATCAAGCCCTTCCTGTCGCCGCTGGGTTTCCCATGCCAGGCGCCGCCCTGGGGCTATATCGCCGCTGTCGACCTGCGCACCATGAAAAAAGTGTGGATGCACAAAAACGGCACCACGCGCGACAGCGCCCCCGTGCCCATCGCCTTGCCGCTGGGCGTGCCCAGCCTGGGCGGCATCAGCACGACGGGCGGCGGCGTGGCTTTCCTCAGCAGCACGCTCGACTATTACATCCGCGGCTACGACGTGCGCAACGGCAAAACTGTATGGAAAGCCCGCTTGCCGGCCGGCGGCCAGGCCACGCCGATGAGTTATGTCTCCGACAAGACGGGCAAGCAGTACGTGGTGGTGATGGCCGGCGGCCACGGTTCGCTGGGCACGAAGATGGGCGACAGCCTGGTGGCGTTTGCCTTGCCGGATGAGGCGGTGAAGGAGGCGGGGAAAGCGAAGTAA